A portion of the Thermoflexus hugenholtzii JAD2 genome contains these proteins:
- a CDS encoding BglII/BstYI family type II restriction endonuclease, which translates to MPKVGKMGYSDYDFKFAKTILKQHFPGFMDEIEDSIKQLQHMLFLGKTKLGRGTRPTPAQILEELLARKGWQRQQPVTPQHKRLKFDLKKDKVAIEIQLSDPSDCYNDFLKFLLAYNLEVIDVAVEIVYDDSVKGTNLPRLSKVRRDLEIYRSVLPCPIWVIGLRPE; encoded by the coding sequence ATGCCTAAGGTAGGAAAAATGGGATATTCAGACTACGATTTTAAATTCGCAAAAACTATACTGAAACAACACTTTCCTGGATTTATGGATGAGATAGAAGATTCAATCAAACAGCTACAACATATGCTATTCTTAGGTAAGACAAAATTGGGAAGAGGAACACGTCCAACTCCCGCACAAATTTTGGAAGAGTTGCTCGCTCGGAAAGGCTGGCAACGCCAGCAACCCGTTACTCCTCAACATAAGCGCCTAAAGTTTGATCTTAAAAAGGACAAGGTTGCGATAGAAATACAACTTTCAGATCCTTCTGATTGTTACAACGATTTTTTGAAATTTTTGCTTGCCTATAATCTTGAGGTTATTGATGTTGCAGTAGAAATCGTGTATGATGATAGTGTAAAGGGGACGAATCTCCCTCGTTTGAGTAAGGTTCGACGGGATCTGGAAATCTATCGAAGTGTCCTCCCATGCCCAATCTGGGTGATCGGGTTGAGACCGGAATAA
- a CDS encoding COG4315 family predicted lipoprotein: MVKVGESKELGQFLTDGEGRTLYVFLKDPENASVYEGECAQKWPPLLTTQKAHSLRGVVASPPPPASCVAGDL, from the coding sequence ATGGTGAAGGTGGGTGAGAGTAAGGAGCTGGGGCAGTTCCTGACGGATGGGGAGGGGCGCACCCTCTATGTGTTCTTGAAGGATCCGGAGAATGCGAGCGTGTATGAGGGGGAGTGTGCGCAGAAGTGGCCGCCTTTGCTGACCACTCAAAAAGCACACTCATTAAGAGGGGTGGTGGCGAGCCCACCACCCCCTGCTTCTTGTGTGGCGGGCGATCTCTGA
- a CDS encoding CDGSH iron-sulfur domain-containing protein, whose protein sequence is MADHETTWGDHPRTTVRLRPGERVTLCRCFQSKNFPFCDGSHREVAGRGPVTVVVLQEEPSESRGVI, encoded by the coding sequence ATGGCCGACCATGAGACCACGTGGGGAGATCATCCGCGGACGACGGTGCGTCTCCGGCCCGGCGAGCGGGTCACCCTGTGCCGGTGCTTTCAGTCGAAGAACTTCCCGTTCTGCGATGGGTCCCATCGGGAGGTCGCGGGACGGGGCCCGGTGACGGTAGTCGTGCTGCAGGAAGAGCCCTCCGAGTCGAGGGGCGTCATCTGA
- the trxA gene encoding thioredoxin produces the protein MGEHEVTITAQNFEQEVLKSDKPVLVDFWAEWCGPCKALEPIVAQIAREYVQVLKVGKLNVDDYPELAMRYGVMGIPTLILFKDGREVARIVGYQPRERLLRQILPHLQPAPQR, from the coding sequence ATGGGTGAGCATGAGGTGACCATCACGGCACAGAATTTCGAGCAGGAAGTCCTGAAGTCCGACAAGCCGGTGCTGGTGGATTTCTGGGCGGAGTGGTGCGGGCCGTGCAAGGCCCTGGAACCCATCGTGGCCCAGATCGCTCGGGAATACGTTCAGGTCCTGAAGGTGGGCAAGTTAAATGTGGACGATTACCCCGAGCTGGCCATGCGCTATGGGGTGATGGGGATCCCCACCCTCATCCTGTTCAAGGACGGGCGGGAGGTGGCGCGGATCGTCGGCTACCAGCCCCGGGAGCGCCTGCTCCGGCAGATCCTCCCGCATCTCCAGCCAGCCCCACAACGGTAA
- a CDS encoding ABC transporter permease codes for MIAQFQENLQTALQSLLANKLRTALSLLGILIGVGAVVALLAAGQGVRDYIQRQVEAIGPNVLFVFPGGFSQSGITRAAAQQSGLMRPALTLGDARALQDPTRAPDIVMVAPVVAQTLPVASTKERMVITVRGVTPEYQIARNWAVTRGRFLTPEDERTAARVALLGVEAARRLFGEADPVGQLIRIRDVPFRVIGILSRKGGTSFGNDDEVILIPLSAMHQYLYSVRGRGGEPGLSAIVLVARSPDRIRAAQEQATAVLRERHGIRFREDEDFTVVSQEEILNLFGNLTLILTAFLSAIAGISLLVGGIGIMNITLVSVRERTREIGLRKAVGARRRDIMLQFLIETVLLALIGGFLGVLLGIGVAFLISTLAGGAFRAIVTPEAILLAVGISSAVGLAAGLYPAWRAARLDPIVALRYE; via the coding sequence ATGATTGCGCAATTTCAAGAGAACCTGCAGACAGCCCTTCAGAGCCTGTTGGCCAACAAACTGCGCACCGCCCTCAGCCTGCTGGGCATCCTGATCGGGGTCGGCGCCGTCGTGGCCCTGCTCGCCGCTGGCCAGGGCGTCCGGGACTACATCCAACGTCAGGTGGAGGCCATCGGGCCCAACGTGCTGTTCGTCTTCCCGGGAGGATTCTCCCAGAGCGGGATCACCCGGGCCGCCGCCCAGCAGTCCGGCCTGATGCGACCCGCCCTGACCCTGGGGGATGCCCGGGCGTTGCAGGATCCCACCCGGGCGCCAGACATTGTCATGGTGGCCCCGGTGGTGGCCCAGACGCTCCCGGTGGCCTCCACCAAGGAGCGGATGGTCATCACCGTGCGCGGGGTGACGCCGGAATATCAGATCGCCCGGAACTGGGCGGTGACGCGGGGCCGCTTCCTCACCCCGGAGGACGAGCGGACCGCGGCCCGGGTGGCGCTCCTGGGCGTGGAGGCCGCCCGAAGGCTGTTCGGGGAAGCCGATCCCGTCGGGCAGCTGATCCGCATCCGGGATGTCCCCTTCCGGGTCATCGGGATCCTGAGCCGCAAAGGGGGCACCTCCTTCGGGAACGACGATGAGGTGATCCTCATCCCCTTAAGCGCCATGCATCAGTATCTCTACTCGGTGCGGGGGCGCGGCGGGGAACCCGGCCTCTCGGCCATCGTGCTGGTCGCCCGCTCCCCGGACCGCATCCGGGCGGCGCAGGAGCAGGCCACCGCCGTCTTGCGGGAGCGCCACGGCATCCGCTTCCGGGAGGACGAGGATTTCACCGTGGTCTCCCAGGAGGAGATTCTGAACCTCTTCGGCAACCTCACTCTGATCCTGACGGCCTTCCTCTCCGCCATCGCCGGGATCTCCCTGCTGGTAGGGGGAATCGGTATCATGAACATCACTCTGGTTTCCGTGCGGGAGCGGACACGGGAGATCGGCCTGCGCAAGGCCGTGGGAGCGCGGCGACGGGACATCATGCTCCAGTTCCTGATCGAGACGGTTCTCCTGGCCCTCATCGGGGGGTTCCTGGGGGTATTGCTGGGGATCGGGGTGGCTTTCCTGATCTCCACGCTGGCTGGAGGGGCGTTCCGGGCTATCGTGACCCCGGAGGCGATCCTACTGGCGGTGGGGATCAGCTCCGCGGTGGGCCTAGCCGCCGGTCTTTACCCGGCCTGGCGCGCCGCCCGGCTCGACCCCATCGTCGCCCTGCGCTATGAATGA
- a CDS encoding ABC transporter permease yields MRTALWRENIQQAFETLAANRLRAVLTLLGILIGVAAVIAMVAIGRGVQNYIQDQFAALGTNLIFVIPRAAAEGPSAGAALQDISSLTMRDVRAIEQEVRGRVTVVVPVIQRFGPLESEGREAVTVILGTTPGYAPARNWPPQHGTFLEEAHLLNRSRVIVLGLTPARRLFPDVPNPVGRTVRINGVPFRVIGVMSDKGGNAFGDYNDLAFIPITVAQEMLYDARDPRTGELLVTGIMLQAARSEYTDEIVRRITELLRERHRIRFWDEDDFAILTQFELISIFGQISSVLTVFLGALGAISLIVGGIGIMNIMLVSVTERTREIGLRKAVGARQRDILLQFLTEAILITMLGGILGTGAGIALASTINALSGGEVRAAVGLDTVLLAVGVSAAVGLFFGLYPAWRAARLDPIVALRYE; encoded by the coding sequence ATGCGGACGGCGCTGTGGAGGGAGAACATCCAGCAGGCCTTCGAGACTCTGGCCGCCAACCGCCTGCGGGCGGTCCTCACCCTCCTGGGCATCCTGATCGGGGTGGCTGCCGTCATCGCCATGGTGGCCATCGGCCGCGGGGTGCAGAATTACATCCAGGACCAGTTCGCCGCCCTCGGCACCAACTTGATCTTCGTGATCCCACGGGCGGCGGCGGAGGGCCCATCCGCAGGGGCCGCGCTGCAGGATATCTCCTCCCTCACCATGCGGGATGTGCGCGCCATCGAACAAGAGGTGCGCGGCCGGGTCACCGTCGTCGTCCCGGTGATCCAGCGTTTCGGGCCTCTGGAGAGCGAGGGCCGGGAGGCGGTGACGGTGATCCTGGGGACCACCCCGGGCTACGCTCCCGCCCGCAACTGGCCTCCCCAGCACGGCACATTCCTCGAGGAGGCCCATCTCCTCAACCGCTCCCGGGTGATCGTGCTGGGCCTCACCCCAGCCCGCCGCCTCTTCCCGGACGTCCCCAACCCGGTGGGGCGGACGGTGCGCATCAACGGGGTCCCCTTCCGGGTGATCGGGGTGATGTCGGATAAGGGCGGCAACGCCTTCGGGGACTACAACGACCTGGCCTTCATCCCGATCACGGTGGCCCAGGAGATGCTCTACGACGCCCGGGATCCGCGAACCGGGGAGCTGCTGGTGACCGGGATCATGCTCCAAGCCGCCCGATCGGAATACACGGACGAAATCGTCCGGCGGATCACGGAGCTCCTGCGGGAGCGACACCGCATTCGCTTCTGGGATGAAGACGACTTCGCCATCCTGACCCAGTTCGAGCTGATCTCGATCTTCGGGCAGATCTCCAGCGTGCTTACCGTGTTCCTGGGGGCGCTGGGCGCCATCTCCCTGATCGTGGGGGGCATCGGGATCATGAACATCATGCTGGTGTCGGTGACCGAGCGGACGCGGGAGATCGGCCTGCGCAAGGCCGTGGGAGCCCGTCAGCGAGACATCCTGCTCCAGTTCCTTACCGAGGCCATCCTAATCACGATGCTCGGCGGCATCCTGGGGACCGGGGCCGGGATCGCCCTGGCCTCGACGATCAACGCCCTGAGCGGCGGAGAGGTGCGGGCGGCGGTGGGCCTGGATACCGTGCTCCTGGCCGTGGGGGTGAGCGCCGCCGTCGGGCTCTTCTTCGGCCTCTACCCGGCCTGGCGCGCCGCCCGGCTCGACCCCATCGTCGCCCTCCGCTACGAATGA
- a CDS encoding efflux RND transporter periplasmic adaptor subunit gives MKGRVRWLLSGLLFLALIGAGAFLAQARGRSPALPETATIRRGTLRVTLSAAGKIRPRAQAVLNFATAGTVAEIFVREGEAVREGQPLARLDTTDLELAVRQAEVAYLTQQVVYSQTVQGPKPEELAAARAAVRSAQAALRALEQGPDPMDLEIARLNYEVAKNAIWQAQLTRDKTAGSPLSAPIDVDLARARVGQAELQAEIARLQYEKMKAGARPEQLEAARAQLAQAQASLARLQPDALTVERTRLQLEQARLQLEQARRRLEQATLLAPFDGTVIAVNIEIGQVVGAGIPGGAIILADLSDLYLDLTVDEVDVVRLKEGMPVEITLDALPGRSFRGHIDAIAPAATETGGAATYRVRVVLDERDPVLRAGMSATVEIEVERRENVLLVPNAAVRRDRETGRAFVYRVIGDRVEEVEIRLGAQGETESEVLEGLQEGDRVALSEVQPASSFRIFFGR, from the coding sequence ATGAAAGGCCGCGTTCGATGGCTCCTCAGCGGATTGCTCTTCCTCGCCCTCATCGGGGCCGGGGCCTTCTTAGCGCAAGCCCGGGGGCGTTCCCCCGCCCTGCCGGAGACCGCAACGATCCGGCGGGGGACCCTCCGGGTCACCCTGAGCGCGGCGGGGAAGATCCGTCCCCGCGCCCAGGCTGTGCTGAACTTCGCCACCGCCGGCACGGTGGCCGAGATCTTCGTTCGGGAAGGCGAGGCGGTGCGCGAAGGGCAACCCCTGGCCCGCCTGGACACCACGGATCTGGAGCTGGCGGTGCGCCAGGCGGAGGTCGCTTATCTCACCCAGCAGGTGGTCTACAGCCAGACCGTTCAGGGGCCGAAGCCGGAAGAGCTGGCCGCGGCCCGTGCGGCGGTGCGCAGCGCGCAAGCCGCCCTCCGGGCCCTGGAGCAGGGCCCGGATCCCATGGATCTGGAGATCGCCCGGCTGAACTACGAGGTGGCCAAGAACGCCATCTGGCAGGCCCAGCTGACCCGGGATAAAACCGCCGGCTCTCCCCTCTCCGCCCCCATCGACGTCGACCTGGCCCGGGCCCGGGTGGGACAGGCGGAGCTCCAGGCGGAGATCGCCCGCCTGCAATACGAGAAGATGAAGGCCGGGGCGCGGCCGGAGCAGCTGGAGGCCGCTCGAGCCCAGCTGGCGCAGGCTCAGGCCAGCCTGGCCCGGCTTCAGCCGGACGCCCTCACCGTGGAGCGGACGCGGCTGCAGCTGGAGCAGGCCCGCCTGCAGCTGGAGCAGGCCCGCCGCCGCCTAGAGCAGGCGACGCTGCTGGCTCCCTTCGATGGCACCGTCATCGCGGTGAACATCGAAATCGGCCAGGTGGTCGGGGCCGGCATCCCCGGCGGGGCCATCATCCTGGCTGATTTGAGCGATCTCTATCTGGACCTGACCGTCGATGAAGTCGATGTCGTGCGCTTGAAGGAAGGGATGCCGGTGGAGATCACCCTGGACGCCCTGCCGGGCCGGTCCTTCCGCGGGCACATCGACGCCATCGCCCCCGCCGCCACGGAGACCGGCGGCGCCGCCACCTACCGGGTCCGCGTGGTGCTGGATGAGCGGGATCCCGTTCTGCGCGCCGGCATGAGCGCCACTGTGGAGATCGAGGTGGAGCGCCGGGAGAACGTGCTCCTGGTGCCCAACGCCGCCGTCCGGCGGGATCGGGAGACCGGCCGGGCTTTCGTGTATCGGGTGATCGGCGACCGGGTGGAGGAAGTCGAGATCCGCCTGGGCGCCCAGGGGGAGACGGAGAGCGAGGTCCTGGAAGGGCTGCAGGAGGGCGACCGAGTGGCCCTGAGCGAGGTGCAACCGGCCTCCTCCTTCCGGATCTTCTTCGGGCGCTGA
- a CDS encoding TetR/AcrR family transcriptional regulator, producing MGPRKAPEIRRTQILEAAARVFAQHGFRGATTRQIAREAGVAEGTLFRYFPTKRHLLLAMFEALTVQPIQRHLQALPAMEPQRWLEEFLRERLVAMRAQLPLMQALYQEIRTDEAVRRAFLDQIARPLLEEVRRMLVAELGQGRYRPLHPALVMWAIWGALHGVTVFGMELDPELAALPPEQIANQLATLVLRGIEDPSRT from the coding sequence ATGGGGCCGCGGAAGGCTCCGGAGATCCGGCGGACGCAGATCTTAGAGGCGGCGGCCCGGGTCTTCGCCCAGCACGGGTTTCGGGGAGCAACCACCCGGCAGATCGCCCGGGAGGCCGGGGTGGCGGAGGGCACGCTGTTCCGCTACTTCCCAACCAAACGGCATCTCCTGCTGGCGATGTTTGAGGCCCTGACCGTCCAGCCGATTCAGCGCCACCTGCAGGCGCTACCGGCCATGGAGCCGCAGCGCTGGCTGGAGGAGTTCCTCCGGGAGCGCCTGGTCGCGATGCGCGCGCAACTGCCGCTCATGCAGGCCCTGTATCAGGAGATCCGCACCGACGAAGCCGTGCGCCGGGCCTTCCTGGATCAGATCGCGCGGCCGCTTCTGGAGGAAGTGCGCCGCATGCTGGTGGCGGAGCTGGGTCAGGGACGCTATCGTCCGCTGCACCCCGCCTTGGTGATGTGGGCCATCTGGGGCGCCCTGCACGGCGTGACCGTCTTCGGCATGGAGCTGGATCCCGAGCTGGCGGCCCTCCCCCCGGAACAGATCGCCAACCAGCTGGCCACCCTCGTGCTCCGAGGCATCGAGGATCCCTCTCGAACCTAA
- a CDS encoding flippase, with the protein MRRGMRWLSRLGPMGIFALLPVLLLGPTLTGSRTILPADNLYEWQPWRAAATAFGIGVPHNALLSDLVLENYAWKRFLLGALRRGELPLWNPYLFAGAPFLANGQHSALYPFTVLFLIFPLPQAYGLFNALQLFLAGLGMYALARAWGLSRAAATFAGVAYELSAFMVVSMVFPMIIAGAAWLPYLLAALHGMIERRPLLGRPAALPWTLLAALALGMNILAGHVEITYYTVLIGLGYGLWGAWRARARIRAALETLGWTGLAVGLGFALGAAQWMPLYEVVRENFREGTATLEQVLGWAYPWRHLLVFLIPDFYGNPSHHGVRDVFSGAWVPFTVNAYGQPNPNGAFTSHWGIKNYVEGGAYLGLLPWSFALLALLRWRSLARSRVPILFLVLLAALSFSFAFGMPTYALLYYGLPGINQLHSPFRWIWPFTLAMAGLAGAGFEVALREEGKAVRWMALGWMGVGALTLAALVLARWGMPETALSLAERALHALAKAPEAFPDGRTFFSYQFWNLLRFGGVALGSGLALRLFQPRPVRRVLPIGMLALDLLQAGAGFYPAADPRWLDFVPPVVRFLRQDPGPWRLTTFDPHGRKTFNANGPWLYDLQDVRGYDSIILKRYVAYMSAIQSQHELPFNRIAPLTDPAALDSPLLDALNVKYVVTEEEIPSPRYTKVYEGEVRVYRNEGAMPRAWTLPLTATVFHRDPFAALRQFDPRFHAVVDRPLPELERFGERGTPRPAAVTVYGINEVWVDAAVEEPSWLVLADTFFPGWVAYRRPIGGSEQEERSLEIYAVNGLFRAVILPPGRWTVRFRYSPLSVKLGFFTTFIGGMGMIFLAALWLWGRLYREELEHSTARRVLKNSLTAMALNLFTRSIDFAFAALMLRILGPEAAGKYYFAIVLVGWYEILSNFGLNVWLTREGAKRRDQVNRYFVNSSALRLILLAAWLPLLLLVTGLWMGLFRLSGDTALAILLLALAQVPASLSTGITALFYVYEKAEIPAALTVVTVLLKVGFGVPILLMGGGFVGLAASSVVVNGITLALLSGIAFRTFFRPRWEDDPALRREMIRESAPLMLNHLLATLFFKIDVPILQALKGDVQVGWYSTAYKWLDALNIIPAYTTFAVFPVISRQAAGSTEAMRRSVILTLKGLAAIAVFIAVLFTFLAEPLSYLLGGAQYLPHAAIALRIMIWSIPIGWMNSLINYVLVALGRQRYQTKAFLIALGFNALSNLLAIPLFGYIAAAVITILSEIVEGLAFYYDLRRRIGPLPWGEILGRPLLAGVVMGSLIAALWRTTPILALPLGALGYGLAWWALRPFNAEESARIREMLPLRRSPPA; encoded by the coding sequence ATGCGACGAGGGATGAGGTGGCTCTCCCGTCTGGGGCCGATGGGGATCTTCGCTCTGCTGCCGGTGTTGCTGCTGGGTCCCACGTTGACTGGGTCGCGGACCATCCTCCCGGCGGATAATCTTTACGAGTGGCAGCCCTGGCGGGCAGCGGCCACCGCTTTCGGGATCGGGGTTCCTCACAACGCGCTGCTCTCCGACCTGGTGCTGGAGAATTACGCGTGGAAGCGCTTTCTCCTCGGGGCCTTGCGGCGGGGAGAGCTCCCTCTATGGAACCCGTATCTGTTCGCCGGCGCGCCCTTCCTGGCCAACGGGCAGCACTCCGCCCTCTATCCGTTCACCGTCCTTTTCCTAATTTTCCCCCTCCCTCAGGCCTACGGGCTGTTTAATGCCCTGCAGCTTTTCTTAGCCGGCCTGGGGATGTATGCCTTGGCGCGGGCCTGGGGCCTGAGTCGGGCTGCAGCGACCTTCGCCGGGGTTGCCTATGAGCTGAGCGCCTTCATGGTGGTCAGCATGGTGTTCCCCATGATCATCGCCGGCGCGGCCTGGCTCCCCTATCTTCTCGCCGCCCTTCACGGGATGATCGAGCGGCGTCCGTTGCTCGGCCGCCCGGCGGCCCTTCCCTGGACGTTGCTGGCGGCCCTCGCCCTGGGCATGAACATCCTGGCCGGGCACGTGGAGATCACCTACTACACCGTCCTGATCGGCCTGGGCTACGGCCTGTGGGGGGCGTGGCGCGCCCGGGCCCGGATCCGCGCCGCGCTGGAGACTCTGGGATGGACCGGCCTGGCGGTGGGCTTGGGGTTCGCTCTGGGGGCGGCCCAGTGGATGCCGCTCTATGAGGTGGTGCGGGAGAATTTCCGCGAGGGGACGGCGACCCTGGAGCAGGTGCTGGGCTGGGCCTATCCCTGGCGCCACCTCCTGGTCTTCCTGATCCCGGATTTCTACGGCAACCCCAGCCACCATGGGGTGCGAGATGTGTTCAGCGGGGCCTGGGTGCCCTTCACGGTGAACGCCTACGGCCAGCCCAACCCGAACGGGGCCTTCACCAGCCACTGGGGGATCAAGAACTATGTGGAAGGAGGGGCATATCTGGGATTGTTGCCGTGGAGCTTCGCTCTCCTCGCGCTGCTCCGCTGGCGATCCCTCGCCCGCTCCCGCGTTCCCATCCTCTTCCTGGTCCTCCTCGCGGCGCTCTCGTTCTCGTTCGCCTTCGGGATGCCCACGTATGCGTTGCTGTATTACGGCCTGCCGGGCATCAACCAGCTCCACTCGCCCTTCCGCTGGATCTGGCCCTTCACCCTGGCGATGGCGGGTCTGGCGGGAGCGGGATTTGAGGTGGCGCTGCGGGAGGAGGGGAAGGCGGTGCGGTGGATGGCCCTGGGATGGATGGGAGTGGGGGCGCTCACCCTAGCCGCCCTGGTCCTGGCCCGCTGGGGGATGCCGGAAACCGCCCTGTCCCTCGCCGAGCGGGCCCTCCATGCCTTGGCCAAGGCGCCGGAGGCCTTCCCGGACGGACGCACGTTTTTCTCTTATCAGTTCTGGAACCTGCTTCGTTTCGGCGGGGTGGCCCTGGGGAGCGGCCTGGCCCTCCGGCTGTTTCAACCCCGTCCGGTTCGCCGTGTCCTGCCCATCGGGATGCTGGCCCTGGACCTGCTCCAGGCGGGGGCGGGGTTCTATCCGGCCGCCGATCCCCGCTGGCTGGACTTCGTCCCGCCGGTCGTTCGGTTCCTGCGCCAGGATCCCGGTCCGTGGCGGCTGACGACCTTCGATCCGCACGGGCGCAAGACCTTCAATGCCAACGGCCCCTGGTTGTATGATCTGCAAGACGTGCGGGGCTACGACTCCATCATCCTCAAGCGTTACGTGGCCTATATGTCGGCCATCCAGTCCCAGCACGAGCTGCCCTTCAATCGCATCGCCCCCCTCACCGATCCGGCCGCCCTGGATTCCCCGCTGCTGGACGCCCTGAATGTGAAATACGTGGTCACGGAGGAGGAGATTCCCTCGCCCCGTTACACGAAGGTTTACGAAGGGGAAGTGCGGGTCTACCGCAACGAGGGCGCCATGCCCCGGGCGTGGACGCTGCCTCTGACGGCCACGGTCTTCCACCGGGACCCCTTCGCGGCGCTGCGGCAGTTCGATCCGCGCTTCCATGCGGTGGTGGATCGCCCACTCCCGGAGCTGGAGCGGTTCGGGGAGCGGGGGACGCCGCGCCCGGCGGCGGTCACCGTTTACGGGATCAACGAGGTGTGGGTGGACGCGGCGGTGGAGGAGCCCTCCTGGCTGGTGCTGGCGGACACCTTCTTCCCGGGGTGGGTGGCGTATCGGCGGCCCATCGGGGGGAGCGAGCAGGAGGAACGGTCGCTGGAGATCTACGCCGTTAACGGCCTGTTCCGGGCAGTGATCCTGCCGCCGGGCCGCTGGACGGTGCGGTTCCGCTACAGCCCGCTTTCGGTGAAGCTGGGATTCTTCACCACCTTCATCGGCGGGATGGGGATGATTTTCCTGGCGGCCCTCTGGCTCTGGGGGCGCCTGTATCGGGAGGAGCTGGAGCACTCCACCGCCCGCCGCGTCCTCAAGAACAGCCTCACCGCCATGGCCCTCAACCTCTTCACCCGCTCCATCGATTTCGCCTTCGCCGCCCTGATGCTGCGCATCCTGGGCCCGGAGGCGGCGGGGAAGTATTACTTCGCCATCGTCCTGGTGGGCTGGTATGAGATCCTCTCGAACTTCGGCTTGAACGTCTGGCTCACGCGGGAAGGGGCGAAGCGCCGCGATCAGGTCAATCGCTATTTCGTCAATAGCTCAGCCCTGCGTCTGATCCTGCTTGCCGCCTGGCTGCCGCTCCTGCTCCTGGTCACCGGGCTCTGGATGGGGCTGTTCCGCCTGAGCGGCGACACTGCCCTGGCCATCCTGTTGCTGGCCCTGGCCCAGGTTCCCGCCAGCCTCTCCACCGGCATCACCGCTCTCTTCTACGTGTATGAGAAGGCGGAGATCCCCGCCGCCCTCACCGTGGTGACCGTCCTACTGAAGGTCGGCTTCGGCGTGCCCATCCTCCTGATGGGCGGGGGGTTCGTCGGGCTGGCGGCCTCCTCGGTGGTCGTCAATGGGATCACCCTGGCCCTGCTCAGCGGCATTGCCTTCCGGACCTTCTTCCGCCCGCGCTGGGAGGACGATCCGGCCCTGCGGCGGGAGATGATCCGCGAATCCGCCCCTCTGATGCTGAACCATCTCCTGGCCACCCTGTTCTTCAAGATCGATGTCCCCATCCTCCAGGCGTTGAAAGGGGATGTGCAGGTGGGGTGGTATAGCACCGCTTACAAGTGGCTGGACGCGCTGAACATCATCCCCGCCTACACGACCTTCGCGGTGTTCCCGGTGATCTCCCGGCAGGCGGCCGGCTCGACAGAGGCCATGCGGCGTTCAGTGATCCTCACCCTCAAAGGTCTGGCAGCGATCGCCGTCTTCATCGCGGTGCTCTTCACCTTCCTGGCCGAGCCCCTCTCGTATCTCCTGGGGGGCGCCCAGTATCTCCCTCACGCGGCCATCGCCCTGCGCATCATGATCTGGTCCATCCCCATCGGGTGGATGAACAGCCTGATCAACTATGTGCTGGTGGCCCTGGGCCGACAGCGTTACCAGACCAAAGCCTTCCTCATCGCCCTGGGGTTTAACGCCCTGTCGAACCTGCTGGCGATCCCGCTCTTCGGGTATATAGCGGCGGCGGTGATCACCATCCTGTCCGAGATCGTCGAGGGGCTCGCTTTCTATTACGACCTGCGGCGGAGGATAGGGCCGTTGCCTTGGGGGGAGATCCTGGGGCGGCCGCTTCTGGCGGGCGTCGTCATGGGTAGCCTCATAGCCGCCCTCTGGAGGACGACGCCGATCCTCGCCCTGCCCTTAGGCGCCCTCGGTTACGGGCTCGCCTGGTGGGCGCTGCGGCCCTTCAACGCGGAGGAGTCGGCCCGGATCCGCGAGATGCTCCCACTGCGCCGCTCCCCCCCGGCTTAG